In Chromobacterium rhizoryzae, one genomic interval encodes:
- the cysT gene encoding sulfate ABC transporter permease subunit CysT yields the protein MAASGFNLINKRHSVLPGFGLSFGITLFWLGLIVLLPFAALLWSAHGMGWAAFVDAVAHERVAAAIRLSFVSAGIAALINLLFGFLVAWVLVRYRFPGKRLIDALVDLPFALPTAVAGIALTTLYAPNGWIGQYLEPLGLKVSFTPLGIIVALTFIGLPFVVRTVQPVLEDLERELEEAATCLGAGRWDIFRRVIFPAALPALITGGAMAFARATGEYGSVIFIAGNIPMVSEIAPLIIAAKLDQFDQNGAVAVALVMLAISFLFLFAINLIQWWAARRHGAGK from the coding sequence ATGGCGGCCAGCGGCTTCAATCTGATCAATAAGCGCCACTCGGTGCTGCCCGGCTTCGGCCTGTCTTTCGGCATCACCCTGTTCTGGCTGGGACTGATCGTGCTGCTGCCCTTTGCCGCGCTGCTGTGGTCGGCGCACGGCATGGGCTGGGCGGCCTTCGTCGACGCGGTGGCCCATGAGCGCGTGGCCGCCGCCATTCGCCTGTCCTTTGTTTCCGCCGGCATCGCCGCGCTGATCAATCTGCTGTTCGGCTTCCTGGTGGCCTGGGTGCTGGTGCGCTACCGCTTTCCCGGCAAACGGCTGATAGACGCGCTGGTGGACCTGCCGTTCGCGCTGCCCACCGCGGTGGCCGGCATCGCGCTGACCACGCTGTACGCGCCCAACGGCTGGATAGGCCAATACCTGGAGCCGCTGGGCCTGAAAGTGTCGTTCACCCCGCTGGGCATCATTGTGGCGCTGACCTTCATCGGCCTGCCCTTCGTGGTGCGCACGGTGCAGCCGGTGCTGGAAGACCTGGAGCGCGAGCTGGAAGAAGCCGCCACCTGTCTGGGCGCCGGGCGCTGGGACATTTTCCGGCGCGTGATCTTCCCGGCGGCGTTGCCGGCCTTGATCACCGGCGGCGCAATGGCCTTCGCCCGCGCCACCGGCGAATACGGCTCGGTGATCTTCATCGCCGGCAATATCCCGATGGTGTCGGAGATCGCCCCGCTGATCATCGCCGCCAAGCTGGACCAGTTCGACCAAAACGGCGCGGTGGCGGTGGCGCTGGTGATGCTGGCCATCTCCTTCCTGTTCCTGTTCGCCATCAACCTCATCCAATGGTGGGCCGCGCGCCGCCACGGCGCGGGTAAATGA